One genomic segment of Candidatus Nitrospira nitrificans includes these proteins:
- a CDS encoding zinc-binding dehydrogenase — protein sequence MLFEKMGLTGSDRRTILIIGGAGGVGSQAIQLLKLKTPMTVIATASRPESKQWVGDLGADHVVSHQTFVADIRALGMKFVDFIFSTTHSGEHWSKMADIIAPFGEVGMIDDADGLDLSLFKSKSVSLHWELMFTKSSFDYRAASQGEILKEVKSLIESGKMRTTANRVLTGLTVENLRAGHTMLEQHANVGKVVVQL from the coding sequence AGATGCTCTTTGAAAAAATGGGCCTCACCGGGTCGGATCGGCGGACGATCCTGATTATCGGTGGCGCCGGCGGCGTTGGGTCACAAGCGATTCAGCTGCTCAAGTTGAAAACCCCCATGACGGTGATTGCCACAGCGTCACGACCGGAGAGCAAACAATGGGTCGGCGATCTTGGCGCTGACCACGTGGTCTCCCATCAGACGTTTGTGGCTGATATACGAGCACTGGGGATGAAGTTTGTGGACTTCATTTTTAGCACGACCCATTCGGGTGAGCATTGGTCGAAGATGGCAGACATTATTGCTCCATTCGGGGAAGTCGGGATGATCGATGATGCAGATGGGTTGGATCTCTCCCTGTTCAAGTCGAAATCGGTGAGCCTGCATTGGGAACTCATGTTCACGAAGTCGAGTTTCGACTATCGTGCCGCTTCTCAGGGGGAAATCCTCAAGGAGGTGAAGAGCTTGATTGAATCCGGCAAGATGCGTACGACGGCCAACCGTGTGTTGACTGGACTGACGGTCGAGAATCTCCGCGCCGGCCATACGATGCTGGAACAGCATGCCAACGTAGGAAAGGTCGTCGTCCAGCTATGA